The Polyodon spathula isolate WHYD16114869_AA chromosome 23, ASM1765450v1, whole genome shotgun sequence genome has a window encoding:
- the LOC121298463 gene encoding class E basic helix-loop-helix protein 23-like → MNVGGEGIFHGSDARMDELKSISNDALIDLTQRYGQSAFSFGAGRGAGSAGRYPGSVGADFLTSQTAKSTESGDEHTSDDDDDRFDTVDSKGGSAFGEDKRTKKPKEQRSLRLNINARERRRMHDLNDALDGLRSVIPYAHSPSVRKLSKIATLLLAKNYILMQAQALEEMRRVVAYLNQGQTLTSPIPAALAPFGQAAVYPFTGTALATCADKCTTYTGAPSSLFKHCGDKP, encoded by the coding sequence ATGAACGTTGGAGGAGAAGGTATTTTCCATGGTTCTGATGCGAGAATGGATGAACTGAAATCAATAAGCAATGACGCGCTAATTGATCTAACACAGCGCTACGGTCAATCTGCTTTCAGCTTCGGAGCTGGCCGTGGTGCTGGAAGTGCTGGGCGCTATCCCGGATCGGTAGGTGCTGATTTCCTTACGAGTCAAACAGCAAAGTCTACGGAAAGCGGAGATGAGCACACAAGCGACGACGACGATGACAGGTTCGACACGGTGGATTCAAAAGGAGGCTCAGCATTTGGCGAAGATAAACGCACCAAAAAGCCTAAGGAACAGAGATCACTCCGGCTGAATATCAACGCAAGGGAGCGAAGGAGAATGCATGATCTAAACGACGCCTTGGACGGTCTTCGGTCAGTGATCCCTTATGCTCACAGTCCTTCTGTAAGAAAACTTTCCAAAATCGCTACTTTGTTGTTGGCCAAGAACTACATTTTAATGCAGGCACAGGCTTTAGAGGAAATGAGGAGGGTAGTGGCTTATTTGAACCAGGGACAGACACTAACTTCTCCCATTCCCGCAGCCCTGGCTCCTTTTGGACAAGCAGCCGTGTATCCATTCACCGGGACCGCTCTGGCCACCTGTGCCGACAAATGTACTACTTACACCGGAGCACCTTCCAGTCTCTTCAAACACTGCGGCGATAAACCTTGA